The sequence ACCTGGACAATAAGCATCAACTTCAAGCAGCACGAAACATAAAGCACATGACATTCAAGAAAAGTAACAAAGTTACTTACCGTGCAAATGATGATCAAGATTGTTATTAGGTAGGAATTCGTacacaagcaatcgctgattttcAGCGATGCAATATCCAACCAAAGAGACTAGATGCCTGTGGTGCACACGACTAATGATCTCTACTTCAGCTCTAAACTCCCGTTCCCCCTGGCTGCTGCCTGTCTTGAGCTGTTTTACTGCAACTGCTCTTCCATCTAGAAGCCTACCCTTGTATACACACCCGAATCCACCTTGTCCAAGAATATTTTGCTTAGAGAACCCATTTGTTATCTCCATCAAATCTTCATAGCTAAAGCATGATATAAGTCCTATTACACCTGAATCAGGTCCACTACTTCCATTGTGATATTCAACTGTGGGAGACAGTGGTGGCCTTCCATTGTACAATCCATCTGATCGACCTACTAACAGGTTTTGCGGTTGTTGGACATAGAAGTACCCATCTACAAATATATACAGAACTCAAGTTTTCAGACAATCAAATTTAAGCATCTGAATAAACATAGATGTACATTGTTTACCTGGTTGGACAATGACATTACCAGGGGTAGGTCCATAATGCACACCAAGTCCGGGTCCTcccctcttcctcttctttttcaccataaagaaaaagaaagcaaccATGGCAAGAACTACTACTCCCATTACTGCGGCAGCAGCTCCGATAACAACTCCACGGTTGTTCCCTGATTTCGGTGAAGGATTGGATGTGGAGTGAGGAGGAGTTAGATTACGGGCAGAATATGGGGTAGGGGTAGATGGTACTGCAGGTGGTGCGGACCAACCTGGGGGGGAAGTAGGTCCTGTTTGTGATCTAGGCAATGGAGTTAATGGGTTAATGGTGGGCGGGGGAAATTGTATTGGAGGAGTTGACAATCCGGAGATTCCTGGAGATGGTGGAGGTAATACAAACGTGATGGTTGTTGGCGTTGGCGAAGGGCTAACAGAATTTGCACTTTGACTCCATGGGTCCGGAACaactggaggaggaggaggaggagaaggaaaCGGGGGAGGAGGAGAAGGAGATGGAGTAACAGGCGGAGAATCTGTCTGTGGGGGTGGCGGAGATGGTGAAGTTACCGGAGCTGGTGGTGGAGAATTTGGAGGTGGTGAGGAAGGTGGTGGAGAATTGGGTGGTGGAGAACTTGGTGGGGGAGAACTTGGCGGAGGAGAACTTGGCGGAGGAGAAGGAGGCGGAGaacttggtggtggtggtgattgtggGTTTGAGACTTCAGGAGCGCTTGCAGATTCCAATTCAGGTCGGAAGATTACAGATGGCGAAGGTATTAAATTTTCTGGATTATCATCGCTACTCgatggtggaggaggaggaggagatacATTGCTCGATGAGATATTCATCGAGCTTGTATTTGACGACgacattttctctaatttatctAAAATATTTATCCATCTCCAAAATTTTCATTCtcatatcaaaatctaaattaaaatcaaaatgagTTTTCTATACACAATGATCATTAATTACAAAAACCTAACCTTTAGAAATTCAAATAAATTCTATCCATCCAGAAAACGGATGAGTGTATAACCTGTTCTGTTGATAGTACAGCAAGATTATTCACTTCCTCCTCGAAATCCAAACAGATGAATTTCTGAAAATTCAGACAGAAATTCatccaaaaaaaaacattaacgaAAAAAAAACGCGTAAATAATACAGAATTCTCTCAAAATCTGGTTCCGACGATTTCGGAATTCTCTCGAACAACATCATTTCGATCGATCCAATTTTAGGGTGACCATTTATGTGCTAAATCTAAACATCTCATTTcgcgcttttattttatttttatttaggaTGTAAACATGACGGATTTGTCCTCGTATATCTTAATGTCTTTGTTAAAGGGAAACCTCAGTTTGGATGGGGTTATCTCCCCCtctttagagcaaccacagtcatgagatggaccaaataccaaaagccagattaaaaaccaaaaaaatttggttttccgtGTGTTCAAGCCCAGTGGGAGAATACCAAATTTTGGTGAAGCGGAACTTATATCCACGCTTGATGCGGGACGCAACTTATATCCACGTTTCTTGATGGAGCGTGTTCATAATATGCGTCTGAATGAAACGGAGGTATAATGCGCGCTTGAATGGGACGTAGGTATTATTCACGCCGTGCACGGGACGTAGATGGTAATTGCGTTTGCTGGGACGGAGTTACAAATGGCGTCTCATTCAAACGCAGATAGAAACTGCGTCTGTGTCGTGAAACCAATTCGTCTAACATCTTTCTTCGTCTCTTCTTTTTCCAACACCGACGATTGCAGTAGCTTAATATCAGCCAACCCATCATTCTTTCCaaaagttctcaaactcgagcaTAACACGAGCAATGCCATATCAGTCACAGCACCATCGGCCAACAACCCCTGACGCCACTGTTCCATTTCTCCATCTTCCGGCAATAGCACAGCTCGAGCAACCAGTTAACACTCTGCATCTCGTTCTGTTGCCGTGAACTTTATCTCTCATTCAGTTGTACGAATCAACGGCCAGTACCATACTCGAGCAAATTTGAGGATCCATTCTTCCTTTGTATGCAGCCATCAACCGATTGGAACAATGGAAGCAACATCAGCATCTCCTGTATCCACCGTTGATGCTGTTAGGTCATCATTATCCCAAGTTTATTAAATCATTACTCATGCCTGAACTCCAAAAATCCATCTAGCTTTCAAAACCATCACCACTGCTGGCTTTTATTCCAACCATTGTGAACCCTTCTCAGATTTTTTTCCTTTCGATAAGAACAACCAGCTTCAGTGAGAAATGCAACTTCATTTGTGTTTGATAGAAGCTAATGAAGAAACGCGGAGGGTAGATGGACAAGAGACGTACATTAAAGATACGCCTAGACACAGACGCTCACAATACATGCGCCCAACCCAGACGTTTTTTATAACTGCGCCTCATTCATACGCCCTTTATACATCCGTCCCATTTCAGGCGTAAGTATTAACATCGTCTGACGCGTTTGAAGGGGGCGGAGTTAATACATGCGCCTGACTCATACGGTGATTATATGCTCGCCTGATTGTATACGGTGATTAAACTTACGCCTGATATCATACGCTcctaatacttccgtcccactatatcttTTTTAGTCTGGGCcgacgaccacatttggtctcaaaccctaaatttggcgaccaaatttgggtttactcctcaccactgcgatactttctgggaccaaatttgggtttagtacccaaatttggtcgtgactgtggttgctcttaatgCCAACAAGCCTAAACCGAAAACACTCGCCAAATTTGGTTCCCGCACGGATTTTTCGTGTACCGCCGTATCTTTCGTACACCAAACGTATATTTGGTTCAACGCATTTCCCTCCTCTTTAATGACAACAATTTGgatcgttcttcttcttctccctcgactctctctttttctcttttctaaCATCTTTCTGAGACAAACCCTAGAGTTAAAAATTCTCGGTTTCAAGCAATTAATGATgaaaataatgatttgaatgaatcCATTCAAATGTAACTCAGTTGTATCTCTCTAGATCGATTTAACAGTCAAAGTTAGGGTTATTTTGAATTTCCTCTTCTCTCCGAGTTCTATTCCGAATGGTTGTTGCAACCCCCCAAGATTTAGTGGACGAATTCATCGGGTAATGGTACTGATTTACTGTCGTATATTGATTCTTTACCAATTTCAATTAAGTGAAGCTTGAATCTACATAACCATATGGATGTTATATTCGAACTTTATGTTAATTTTGCTTAAACATCTCTTCGTTTAATGGATGGCCTTGGTATTCTACAGAGGGCAAGTTTAACATGAACTAGTTGTTTTGCTTGATGGTCGTTTGCTACCCTGAAAATTAATTGATTGTATGGGTTGTACTTCGTAATCAAATGataaaggaaatgaatttgacgaatgaataattgttaaaatttcaATTCTTGATATATGTTGATGAATCTCATGTTTCAGAGTTGGTTCTTGAGGTTCCCTCGAACCAAAACTCCAGTAATTGTGCCAACAAAATGTTGTTCAAGAGTATCTTAGTAGCAGCAGTGAAAAATTTATGTGTTTGCATCGGAATACATGTTGTTAATTGACATTGCGGTTCACAGAGGAAAACTTATCAAGTCTCTAAGTTTAGTTCATTCGTTTCAACTCAAGTATGGATTTTGGTACAGTCGAGATTGACTGATATCAGTTAAGGTGTGATCTCAATAACAACCCAGACAATATGGTGCTTTTCCTTAACGGGAACAAGTTTATTCGTTACTCATTGGAAATTATTATGCGTTTTCTCTCTCCATGAATGCTGGTTACTAAACTCATTCTATTTGATTCTACTATGTAGTAGAGAGATGCAGTAAGGAAAGTTCTAGTTAACTTCATGGCAGCATGGTTTGTCATAAAAGTTTTTGTTTAAAAAGCACGTGATGCTAAATTAAGAGGATTCATCCCTTTGTCATTCCCATTCATGGGTCATAAAAAAGGTTCTATCAGAGTTTTGCTCATCGTCTTGGGATGCAGTTTTGCAGTTAGTCTGGGTGAGTTATATCAGTCAcattctttttacgtctcttatattttcttattttcataaTGGCTTGCTCATGCACCTAACTCTTTAGGATGGTAAAGAATGATGGTCCGATTTTTATATTGTTACCTGACCATTTGGTAATGTATCTTTCTATGACTAAGTTAACTACTCcatccgtcccactattagttaATCTATTTTATAACTAAATTTAGTTATAACTAAATTTTATAACTAAACTTAGTCATAAAGTAGGTCAACTAATAGTTGGACGGAGGTAGTATTTGTTTATTGCATTCCAATTTGGAACTTGGAATCCGACTAATTATCTATCATTGCATCCCCTGACTTCCTTTGCAGAAATTTGAAGTTTTTTATTGTACGGTCGGTTAATACATGATTGTTGTAACTTACTAACTTCGATGCAGTGTCGACTTTGAACTTCTAATTATTACACCAAATTCAGGTTTTCGCAACTCAGATTCGCAACTGAAATGTAGTtgttgcgaattttcagttgcGAATTTCTGTTGCTAAATTTTCGCAACAGATTGATGCTGTTGCGAATTTCGCAACTGCTGTTCTTTCACGCATGCTAGTTACATGTGTGGCAGCAAACACCTGCAAACACTTCTTCATTTTTCTGGCATGCCAAATTCACATGTGCAAATACACGGGTTTATCCCTTAGAACATATCTCTCAATTTCATTTCATTCTCCTCTCTCACTCTTCTCTCTTTCACTCTCTAAAGAGGAAAATACCAGATCTGAAGAAGAAACTCTCTCGCTATTGAAACTCACCCTCCTTTGAACCAGAGCTGTATTTTGGTATTTCTTTGTTTAAATTGATTATTGATGctatttctgttagggtttgatagcttgatagttagggtttcgtttttatgTTTGTTAATGGTTTTTTTTTGTGCTATTTCTGCAGGTGGAAGGTTCAATCTGAGATTTCGTAAGGATTTCTAGGGTTTAAGATTCACCActaacatcattttttttttcgatcagaaccaccaccaacatcatcaacaccaataaCCCCTTAATCCCTTAACAACCACCAcacaattttttgattttttttctgcaGATTTATCTGATTTGAGGTTGCTTTTGTGATTGATGGGCGAAACTCCGTTTTTTTAtggtttattattttgttttttgatggtttattattttgtttgtgaTTGCGGACTTAGGGTCTTGATaggttttttcttaaaaaaaaattgtatcactgATTTATAGGGTTTATGGGTTCTCAAAGTGAAGCTTACATTGGGTTGATGATTTATAAtggttttaatttgtttttgcCAAATTCCAGTTCAGATTGAGTGGATCTTTCATCTCACTGTCATAAAAGTATTGTTGATGTTGTTAGTCGTGGAAATCATCATAAGCAAGAGGTAGTgttgttggttttgatattgaaGTAGATGACTTTGCAATCATCTATTGACCTCGGTTTTAATTGTTAATGAAAGGTTCATATCTGGTTTCTTATAAAAATGTCGAATTTTGCAAATCCCAGTCTTCAATGTGCGAGATTTGTTTATGATGAGTTAATAAAGGTACATCACACATCGTCTTTATTCTCTTGTAGAGAGACGGTTTAAGTTGGCATTATTAAGCCTTCGTGTCACCACTGGAATGTAAATAAGTGATTCCGTTTTGCTATTTCAGATAAGTCATAGTTGTATGGGCAACGAGCTGCGCATGGATAaagtttttggagaatttttatgAGACGAACTCGAGCCTTCTGAGATAATATTATGATTAGGCACATAATTGAGATGGAGGTGTGCTGACATTCAAGTGCATATTGTTGCCTCTGAATTCTAAAAATTCTCACTATTTATTCCCAAGTTAAATTTTTGTTGCATTGCTCGTGTCTACTTCTtaatttggttaatttaattttgCAGATTGACTATATAAACACTTCACATCCAAGTTTTATTGGTGGGAGTGAGGCTGCAGATGTTGCATTGCCACAAATCATGTCCGCTAGGACAGCTGCAGCCATGGCCAGAGAAAAGGTTAGCTTCGTATGTGCATGATTTAGGAAGGAGCAGATTTTGATCAAATACCACCATCCAAAAGAAGTCAGAAATTGCGATATGTTCTGGGTAGATCAGCAGCAAATGGAATTACCGCAGATCAGGTGATGTGACTCAAATTTATTTCTTGTTATGTCATCTAACATAAAGAATACATATTAATGTACTTCATTGGTTGGTTTTAACTTGCTTCTTATATTTCCTCTTGATTATGAATAGGGAATTAGGCTTGCTGTGGATACAGAGAAGCCTGGAGCATCTGGTAAATTCCAAATTCTTTGGTCAATAGCGTTATGTCCCCTCAATGACTAATACGATGAAAATTCTTGTCTGGCTTATGTCTATCACTCTCCAACTAGACAATATTTTAGAACACAAATTGATATTTGTTATAAATGATTACAAATATGATTGTTGTTGCTGATtagaatttgagattttaaacatGTAAAGGAACCCTGCACGTCTTACTATATGGTGTCTTTTACTATATCAGTCGATCTGTTAAATATGTTATACAAAGTTTAGTTGATGACGACCTCGTGTTGAAGGACAAAATAGAAAGTTCTGTGAGTGCATATTTTCCAAATGTTCTCATCATTAAGCAAATGTATAGTAGCATCAGTAGATATATCTTAGATTTGAGGCACATGTCATGAAATTTTCTTGATTTAGTCAATCCCTGGGTTTGGCACAAGTCAGTAAAGATTCTTATCTTTGTTAACACATACTATTTTCAAAACTGTAGTGTCAGTACCTAAATTTCATTATTTCTTACTCTTTTCCCTGTATAGCCTACTTGTTTGTGCTTCTTGCAACCTTGGCCCAATACTTTATTATAGCAGGAACTTCTCCTGGGTAGCTGCCATCTCAGTTTATTAAACACCATTTTTTGAAGCATCGATTAGACTAAAACACatgctttcttttttcttttgtttccgtCGTCCATATTTTCATTATGCATATATCTTGCTTTAGGTATGTCCTTGATGAAATGAGGGCTACAATGAGTCACATGCTGCATTCATAAAGACATCAGAATCGAAGTAAGATTGATAaacttttccttaaatttcataTTTTTCCTCTTTGAAGTAGCACTGAGATAAGAtttcttgaagaaactagaaaATCCTTGCCAATTTGATGGCTTACTAACTTTATTTTATAATGATTAAACCAAGACAATCTGCTTCAAGCGGAGACAGAAGCTTGACTATCTCTGTGGAAGGAGACCAGTACGAAGAACTTTTTCAGGATCATTCAACACACCATGGACAAAGATGGTTATGGACATGTACCCACCCGGATCATCTGTAAGGTACAGAAACTGCTTGGTTTTCTGCTTAATTAGTTTTAGGTCAGTGGACAAGCTACTTATCTTTTAATCAACCCCATCTGACCCCATTATATATGGGACGCGTAAGGAGGCTAGGTTAATATATAATTTTATGATCCCTCCACACTTTTGAGTTAACATCAATGTATCACCCAAAATTGCAACTAACTTGTTGACCTGATCAGGCAGGACTTGGACTTGCAGCCACTGTAATATAGTGCAGGTAATACCATCAATTTGCACTACCTATTTTCTTTACCATATTATAAGGATGAATTGTGGCATCTACTTTACCTGTAGTGGATGATGTGCTGGATTTCAATTGGAGGTACATAGTAGTTACGGTGTTTCACGTATGCGTCATATTTGGCTAGCATCACATGAATATACTATTTGTCTAAATAACAATTCATGCTTCATTGCATAGAACAAGTTACTGGATACACATGATCCTTTGTTTAGCATGCCAGGCAGACCCCAGACGTTTAACACCCAAAAACTAATTGCTGATAAAGTgtaggaagaaaaaaagaagtagaagaaaagCCGTAATTATTGGATAACGAAATAATCATAGATAAGCTCAAGTTATCAAACTGTTGGTTGAAACTTAAAGTTGGGAACAAAATTTTATAACGGCATAAGCATGTAATGAAGTATTGAGCTAAGGTTGCAAAAAGCACAAACAAGTATGCTGCGGTGTACCTGAGAAAATATGTCTTGAAAGTTGCTTTAATCTGCTGATAGGGTTGCATTTCTTTAGTCAAGGATTCATCATACCTTGCTTGTTTTCGGTTTTTTTCTTAGACATGTTTTTGTTTAATTACTACGTCTAAAGACAGATTAATCATATTCTGAGCACTACTTGTTATACATTTCCATTCTTAATACGGATGAATTCAGATCATTAACATCTACTAATGGTTGAACTAATTTGCAGCTTAAAGTTGATAAGGTCAAGATGATTGACATAAGTTTCACCGACGATAATGAATCTGAAAGTGTAAGACGTGCTCTTTTAAGCAATGTATTGTAGTCATTACTGCTGCAGTTCCATTTTTGATACTTACTAATATCGTTATTTGCAATTGCAGGTTTCAGCATCCATGGAGGACCTACGCTTTGATGTTTCCGAGAGCTATAGGGAAAAGAAAGACCCCAAGGATGTAAAATGGCATAGAGGTAATCCTTTCCCTAAACTTGGATCTTGTGCTCACACTTTTCCTACTACTCGTTTTAATTGTCATATTTGAAACAGAACTACTTGATGTATTTCCTGGTAAGTGGAAACATGAGGATGATGGTGATTATAAGGATAACTTTTCCTTAAGCTGTTTCTTTCAAACTACTTTAATTTTATCAATGTCTTTCTATGTTTGTCATTTGAGACCCTCAGTACTCAACTTTTCAATTCTGGTGCTTACGGAAACAATTTTCCTTTACATTTCTGTTTTTTCGACTAGTACTAAGTGGATGTTGGTTTGCTTTCAGGTTCTGGTAGGAGAAAATGAAGTTACTGCACTGTTTTTGCAGAACTCTTTTTGTTTGGCATTCGTCACTTGGACATGGTAAGCACCCTTTTCTTTTTGCAGAACTCTTTAATTGCCTCACCACCGAGTTTAGTTTCAAAATATCATTATGTGACTTATGTCTACTCTTAAGCCAAAAAATCCTTCATTCCCAAACATCCTGACAAAGATATGTTACATCAACAATCCACTTTATTTAGTGTTGGTGTATCGACACACCAACAGTAAGACCTTTGTGTCCAACACTTTACACATGATAATGTTAGCTGTTGTGCACAAAATAGATTTCTACCTAGGTATATTGTTCTAGATTAATGTCTTTGTATGTACATGTACCACCGGTAACCACCTCTCGGCTCTTCATTGTATGTGTATGTCTAGTCCAGATGCACTATTTACTTCATTTCTCCATTTCTGCATTTTCCATATCTAATAATTATGTATTGTATTTGTGTTTCAGGGTTGTTGCATAACTGAAAGGAGTTGAACTCAACATTGATATCAGCTATTAACTTACAAGTAGGAGTTTCTTAAATTCTTTGTATATATGTGTTTTCTCTTGCTTCTAAAACTAAACTAAGTTAAAGAGTGTTGATTGAAATCTTGAAGAAATGTAGTCACAAATGATAAACATAGTTGTTTCCTTCCCTTTCCTTTGCAAAATGTCTTTGATGTTTAAACATGTATTATTGAACATATCAATATTAATATTAATGGTGGAGAATTGGATTGATTGAATTACAAGATTTGCAGGGTTTATGGGGTAGTTGCAGGATAAAATTGAAATGGGGAAAATGATTCTGACTAGGTCGATGAATACTggctttccttttcttcttttttcctgtTGCAAAAGTTTCGCAACAGTTTATTTCTGTTGCTAATTTTTTACCGTAAAAATTTGGGTCAGTCATTATTGACTTAGTCAAGATTTTAGCAACTAATAGTAAAATTTTTGCAACAGCTACGGATCTGTTGCTAATATTTTGAGTCCCAACAGCTGGGAGCAATTGCGAATCGAAATTCGCAACAGCTACATTTCCGTTGCGAAAATTCGAGTCGCCCCCTGTCGCAACAGCTGAGTGCAGTTGCGACCCCGATTCGCAACAGCGACTGCCAATTGCAAAAATCCATTTTTGGTGTAGTGTTGTTAAGGTGAAGATGATTCAAACAGATCACTGCATAAGGTGGATCA comes from Papaver somniferum cultivar HN1 chromosome 7, ASM357369v1, whole genome shotgun sequence and encodes:
- the LOC113293599 gene encoding uncharacterized protein LOC113293599, translating into MFWVDQQQMELPQIRELGLLWIQRSLEHLTICFKRRQKLDYLCGRRPVRRTFSGSFNTPWTKMVMDMYPPGSSVRTWTCSHCNIVQLKVDKVKMIDISFTDDNESESVSASMEDLRFDVSESYREKKDPKDVKWHRGSGRRK
- the LOC113300064 gene encoding proline-rich receptor-like protein kinase PERK8 isoform X2, which translates into the protein MSSSNTSSMNISSSNVSPPPPPPSSSDDNPENLIPSPSVIFRPELESASAPEVSNPQSPPPPSSPPPSPPPSSPPPSSPPPSSPPPNSPPPSSPPPNSPPPAPVTSPSPPPPQTDSPPVTPSPSPPPPFPSPPPPPPVVPDPWSQSANSVSPSPTPTTITFVLPPPSPGISGLSTPPIQFPPPTINPLTPLPRSQTGPTSPPGWSAPPAVPSTPTPYSARNLTPPHSTSNPSPKSGNNRGVVIGAAAAVMGVVVLAMVAFFFFMVKKKRKRGGPGLGVHYGPTPDGYFYVQQPQNLLVGRSDGLYNGRPPLSPTVEYHNGSSGPDSGVIGLISCFSYEDLMEITNGFSKQNILGQGGFGCVYKGRLLDGRAVAVKQLKTGSSQGEREFRAEVEIISRVHHRHLVSLVGYCIAENQRLLVYEFLPNNNLDHHLHGKGMPVMEWPKRIKIALGAARGLAYLHDDCNPKIIHRDIKSANILLDDTFEAQVSDFGLAKLASDYNTHVSTRVVGTVGYMAPEYASSGKLTDRSDVYSFGVVLLELVTGRKAIDPTQPLGDESLVEWARPLLIHALDTGNFAALIDPKLESRYVETDMLRMIEAAAACVRHAAPRRPRMVQVLRALDSECDGLIDLNNGLKLGQSTAYDSAEYSVEIKRFRRMAFGSWESSDYDILGVDGQSSNGVTVELEESGSVEFPSSSDSESHLMKSPHSKQRNRLKPRDLEEGIAQRHAH
- the LOC113300064 gene encoding proline-rich receptor-like protein kinase PERK8 isoform X1, coding for MSSSNTSSMNISSSNVSPPPPPPSSSDDNPENLIPSPSVIFRPELESASAPEVSNPQSPPPPSSPPPSPPPSSPPPSSPPPSSPPPNSPPPSSPPPNSPPPAPVTSPSPPPPQTDSPPVTPSPSPPPPFPSPPPPPPVVPDPWSQSANSVSPSPTPTTITFVLPPPSPGISGLSTPPIQFPPPTINPLTPLPRSQTGPTSPPGWSAPPAVPSTPTPYSARNLTPPHSTSNPSPKSGNNRGVVIGAAAAVMGVVVLAMVAFFFFMVKKKRKRGGPGLGVHYGPTPGNVIVQPDGYFYVQQPQNLLVGRSDGLYNGRPPLSPTVEYHNGSSGPDSGVIGLISCFSYEDLMEITNGFSKQNILGQGGFGCVYKGRLLDGRAVAVKQLKTGSSQGEREFRAEVEIISRVHHRHLVSLVGYCIAENQRLLVYEFLPNNNLDHHLHGKGMPVMEWPKRIKIALGAARGLAYLHDDCNPKIIHRDIKSANILLDDTFEAQVSDFGLAKLASDYNTHVSTRVVGTVGYMAPEYASSGKLTDRSDVYSFGVVLLELVTGRKAIDPTQPLGDESLVEWARPLLIHALDTGNFAALIDPKLESRYVETDMLRMIEAAAACVRHAAPRRPRMVQVLRALDSECDGLIDLNNGLKLGQSTAYDSAEYSVEIKRFRRMAFGSWESSDYDILGVDGQSSNGVTVELEESGSVEFPSSSDSESHLMKSPHSKQRNRLKPRDLEEGIAQRHAH